In the genome of Lathyrus oleraceus cultivar Zhongwan6 chromosome 4, CAAS_Psat_ZW6_1.0, whole genome shotgun sequence, the window ACTATAATCATATATTGACATGTAATACAATACAAcaatttataaaataattaaattcTTACAAAcatataaaatgaaaaaaaataaaataaaacacaaaaaaaGTAAGTTGCATCATAataaaaaaacatattaaaattATCTTTAAAAAATATTTGACGAGTTATAATAACGtcataaaaattaaaaaaatgttaTTCTTACACTATATAGTCACACCTTAATTTATAAGGTTTTGTTTTTTTCATAATGTTTAATATTTTTTACTGACAAGAAATATATATCCATGGTGTATTTTAGATGGGTTAAGATATGGCGTTGATTATTGGTCAAAATAGCAACCCTCCAAAAATTAACTATAATATTCATTAAAGATAATTTAGGATTTGATTAAAAAAACTAAGGATAATTTTGttaatataataaaaatagattttatcataattttttttcCTCTCATTTTCTCTTAAAATCTCCTATAAAAAAAAAACTGTTTCCGGAGGGATTTTGATTACTTCTTGTACATTCTGGAATTGCAAAGGCCGAGTTGCATATAACATGGGCAAATCGGATCCAGGACAAAAGGAGGACGAATACATAGCATGAGCAAGTCGGTCCCGATTCCATAGGAACATTGGTAGACGACATCAGGTCGGATCCAGTTTCTTGAAAGGTGTTATAGAGACGACATGAAAAGTCTCCTACGATGGTTACGAGATAACTCCATGATTACATGGGGTTTACATAAATTGATGGAAGATGTGTTACTTGATAGTTAGGGAAGACGACAAACGTTACTAGAGGTCACTTAAACATGGGATCTGAAAGGGCATTCCTTAAATGATCCTTGATGAGTTGACAAGTATAAAAGGAGGATTTCCCAACGAGGAAAAGACAAACAACTTACACCTCCTACAAACAGGACGACTCTGATCTCACCTGCCTTGCCTCAGGGAGATTTATCCAAATAGTCTTTATCAGGAACACTTATAATCCCTCCCTTCCCTCACAAAATTTGTTGTCAAAGAAGGAAGGAAGACCTTTTGTCATCATTTTTTCAAGACAAGATTCGGAAGGGGTATTGGCGCATGAAAATGACATGATGGTCATAAAAGTACAAATTCTTGATTAAAGTGACAAGAAGGTGTTAATTGATCAGGGCAGCTCGAACGACATACTCTATTGGGATGCTTTCAAAGGCATTAACATGGATACATCCGAGTTGCTACCCTTCAAAGGTACCCTAGTCAGTTTCTCTGGGGAACAAGTCCAGGTGTTGGGATACCTATACATCATGATCGTCTTTGGAAGTGGAAGTAACGCCAAAGGTATCAGGGTGAGATGCCTGATAGTGAACGTGTCATCACCATACAACATCATCATAGGAAGACCAATGTTTAATGCTCTGGAAGTTGTATTGTCCATTATTTACCTAACCATGAATTATTCCCTAGAAGGTAGATAAGTCGGAGTAATCAAAGGCGATCAATGGCTAGCTAGGAAATGCTACAAAGATAGTCTGAAGCTAAAAAAGAAGACCTAGCATGAGCATCCTACAATGGAAAACACTTTGGAGATAAACTTGGTCAACCTCGATCCTCGGGAAAATCTAACAGATGATAGATTGACCCATATTGGAGAATTGATAAAAGGTGGAAATCAGTGCTGAGGACTTTCAAGTCAGACATATAGGCTCAGAGCTATCTCCTGAAGAGGAACAGGACACCATTAGGATACTAAGGGACAACGTCGACCTCTTCGAATGGAAACCATCAGATATTCCCGGGATCGACCCAAATGTTGTATGTCATAAGCTTTCACTTGATCCATCATCGAAGGATATAATTAAGAGGAAACGAAAAAACAGAGAGGAAAAGAGGAAAGTCATCACAGAAGAGGTCGGTAAGCTCTTGAAGGACAGATTCATCTAGGAAATAAAATATTCTACCTGGTTGTCCAACATTGTCGTGGTAAAGAAGTCGGGAAAATGGCGTATGTGTGTATATTTCACCAATCTTAACAAAGCTTTCCCGAATGACCTCTATCCGTTGCCACATATTTATAGTCTGATCGACGCCGCATCCGGGTTCCTCTTTCTAAGTCTCATGCTGACACATCAGGAAATAGAGGCAAATCCAGACAAGTTCCAGGAAACCATTAATATGAGAAGCCCGACATCAGTGAAAGAATTCCAATAGCTGGTCGGGAGATTAGTCGTCTTGTCTCAATTTGTGTCTTACGCAGGCGATAAGTCCATACATTTCTTCGCGACCATAAAGAAATCGGCAGAGTTCAACTGGACAGAAGAGTGTGAGAAGACATTCATGAAGTTGAAGCAATTCTTGTATACTCCCTCGATCTTGGTTCGTCCGAGGGAAAATTTACCCCTTACCTTGTATCTAACAGTATCTGAGAAGGATACCATCTCGGTATTGGTCTAGGACAATAATAGAGATGAAAGACCAGTTTACTTTGTCAGCAAAGTTCTCAAAGGAGCAGAAATATGTTATCAAAAGATAGAACTATTATCTTGGCAATGGTAATTACTTCCAGGAAACTCAAATAGTACTTTCAGGGTCATTCCATCATAGTGAAAACAAATTATCCCATAAAGAGAATCCTAAAGAAGCCAGATCTAACAGGCAGAATGGTAGCCTGGGTAGTAGAACTGTCAGAATATGACATAACGTACGCACCCAAGAACAACATCAAGTCACATTTGAGGCACCAAGCACAGAAACAGTTAAAGTCATTGTATTAGAAAATGAAAGGGGCTAGGTGACACCCATGATTCAATACCTAACCCAAGAGAAGCTACCATGTGAGGAGACTGAAGCCAGACACATCTAAAGGATATCTTCCCGATACCTCATGCTAGCCGACCAGCTATACAAGATGGGCATATCTTCTCCGATTTTCAGATGCATCCCTTAAGAAGAGGTATGGCTCATAATGAAGGAAGTGCATGAAGGAGTGTGCGGAAGTCATATTGGGGGAGAGATTTATGTGGAAAGATTCTTAGGATCGGGTACTATTGGTCGTGTATGCTACAAGATTGTGCATGGTTTATCAATCATTGTGAGAAATGTCATATCTATGCTCCCTTCATACATTCTCTTGCTGAGTTATTGCATTCAGTAATACCCTCATGGACTTTTTACCAATGGGGATCAGATATTCTTGGTCCTTTTCCTTTGGCCTCCAGGAAAGTAAAATTTCTTATAGTGACAGTGGATTATTTCACCGAGTGGGTGGAAGTCGAAGTCGTATCTCGAATCACCGCAGAAAGGGTAAGACATTTTTACTAGAGGAATATCATATGTCGTTTTGGCTTACCATGGATCATTATATTCGATAATGGCACGCGATTCACGAGCTCATATGTTATAGAATTTTGTAGGCACCTCGGCATACAAAACCAATTTGTTTTGGTCGAGCACCCCCAGGCTAATGGACAAGCAAATGCAGCAAACATGATCATCATATTAGCAATGATGAAGAAGATGGGTGAATCGAATGGGCTTTTGGCCGAGTACTTTCATGAGATCTTTTGGTCCTATCACACTACTCCTCATTCAACCACTAAGAAGACACCCTTTCAAATGGGTACGGGGTCGGTGCAATGATCCTAGTAAAAGTCAATTTCTAACCTATAATCGATTAAACTTTAACGACAAAGTTTACAGGGAAGGGGTTGATAACTCAGATGACCTCATagaaaaaatcataaaaatggCTCACGTGAGAGAATATGCAACAAAACAAAGGATAGACAGAAGGTTCAACACTAGAGTCTGACCGAGAAGTTTTCAAGAGGGTGACTTAGTTTTAAAGAAAATTACAGACACACAAAATAATGGAAAACTCTCCCCAAACTGGGAGGGACCTTATAGGATTAGACAAAAGCTTAATAATGGAGCCTACAATCTTGAAAATTTGGAAGGAATAGAAATGCTAAGGACTTGGAATGTTTCCAACCTTAGGTTTTATTACAATTAAATTTATGTAATGATATTATTAAATAAAGGTTGTGGGTAACACTCTTTTCCCATGCAAGGGCAAGGATTTTTAATGAGGCACCCTCAATTCATATGTTTATATGTCATTTTTTAATTTCTTATAATAAAGCCAAGGTCGTTCTGGGAGTGATAAGGATGGTATGCATCACCGATGACCTAAGTAATCGACCATGTAAATAAGAACTGTTGGTCGGGTTGTTTTAATAAAACCTCTGACCAATGTAATCGTCCATGTAAGTGAGAACCTTTAGTCGGGTTATGTTAATAAAACCTCTTACCAAAGTAATCATCCATGTAAATAGGATGGGTTATGCTAATAAAATCTCTGACCTAAGTAATCGACCATGTAAATAAGAACCTATGGTTGGGTTATGTTAATAAAACCTCTAACCTACGTAAAATAGGCCATGTAAATAAGAACCTATGGTCGGGTTATGTTAATTAAACCTCTAACCTAGGTAATTGGCCACGTAAATAGAAATCTCTGGCCAGGTAATGTCAATAAAACCTCTAACCTAACGAAACCTGCCATGAAAATAAGAATCTCTGGCTGGGATATCAAGCTTGTGACCAAGTCGAGGGTCTAAAGAGCCTTTAATTAATGACTAAATTGGTTGTCCAAAAGGTATAAATTAGCCATGAAAGTCAATTAGGAAGTAACTCGGTACACAATGAGGTCAAATTTTGAGGCATGGTGTTAAAATATACACCGAGGTGATTTAGAGATAGGCCTAGAAGTATGCGCATAATTAAGGTGGAATTGGATAACAAAATAATATTAGTATATCCAAAAAGGGCCATCAAAAGGGCTTAAACATAATACCATAAATAAAATACATTATCCAAATATTACAAAAAGATCATCATCATTGATGGCTAAACAAAACAAACTTAAACATCGTGATGTTTGTCTTTTTGAGCTTCGGGGGTCGAGTTGTTGGTCGTCACGTCCTCCAAAACCTCATCATCAGGAGAAGCTTCCTCCATGTCCACAAGTCGGTCATCAATCACAATCTTAAAGAAATCCATCTCTGACACATTAAGGTCAGACATGGTACTTAACACTTGGGCTTTGGCTCTCCCAAAAGCTTCAAGCATACAAGAGCCTGGGGCTCTGATACAATAGGGTCTGCCTTACTAGCAtcctttttcttccttttaaGATCCTGAGTCTGGATACCAGACAGATCCATCTTAGATGCATATTGTTCCCCATGCCTCACCCTCGCTTCAACCATCAACTTATTCTATTTAGATAGCTTAAGGCTCGTCATATCAACTGGAAAGAAATGAACAAAGTAGAGTTCAGAAagataaaataataaaattagtGAAGAATATAAAAGGCATATATAAGCATTACCCAATAACTTAGAAATTTGTTTCAGGTCATCGACTATATGTAGTAAGTCTTTGAGTTTTACTACTCGAAAAAACATCTAGAACAACCAATGCTCGAATTTCCAAAGCATCAAACTTGACATGATCAAAACCGAACACCAGTAATGGGATGTTCATCCAATAAATCGGGAAACGATAGTTCCCGTCCAATGAATACATGTCTTGAGGACATCTTTCTCAACTCCttactgtagcggggtattcgttacctttagatttattcactaaatcaaaagtaaatcatacaattcgagtcgccaccacacttctatttatccaaaggaaaggttagaaagcgaataaaaatcgagaagttttatcaaatcaaaaactaataaaaatgtcaaagatctgggtaagggggttggttatgcaatgggaaggttttaagcacccaaaacatccttagtactctaagggagccctttttgcaaatgttgtatgataggttggtatttgtgaaagtatttgtgcaaacatgattggagagatgagaaaagaatatacaaattatttacaattttgttgtttgaatggataaacccattgcctacgtaccatcacaaaggtaggatcaaaacctcgtagttcggggtaaaaatctcaaaatatgggtgaattgatttgatcaaaagccttaaggtcttttgttatcaaagggagaaaactcaaactaaaccaacaatccaccatgtgaggagagcttcaacatactagtgagggatccaccctataataagtatggaagacttatagtccaatcactaaggatgaggtgaggtttacatcaaccactatgataactcaaacctatggctaatgtttataAAAAAAGGTTTTAATCAAAgatggtcattggaaccacaaaaattACTTGAAGTGAGTTGAATTTATAAATTAGAAGTATTTACAAAGTGAGGTCAAGGTATGAATTAgagtttatttacaatgagtattagtgaaaagagtttgaaaaaatcaaaggcatatggcctaggtttctagttttgaaaacaatgttaatgtttgcacaaaatgagtttggcttgggttatagtggagagaagaagagaagggctagtcctagacatgcaaagatgagagaagagaataaaacccttggagttcctttcttgagattataaagatgatccaagatgctcctttcctttggacttagcaattaactcaagcaatcaaaacaaatattcaatcaagctcctaggatctccatttggcttgtctctcttaacttggatgcttatgacaatggtccttctgACTATCTCAAATTTGGAATCCATATCACAAAAGAACAAccaatcaaaaagttcacaatgcaataagaggaatggacaaagagagagtttaaATTAGGGGTCATTTcaagtcatcttcaagattaagcattctaaaggcatgaggcctagttgctcttcaacaaatttagcattctaaaggcatgaggcctagttgctcttacactccattaagcataggtgaggtcctaattctaagtcctttctcctttttgcactgggttcacataaacaaagacaaaacaagcacaaggcaataatatatttacacaataatgtgctcaagtgagcaaaaggcaaatggcataaacataaacatgcgctcaaatgagcaaaagaaaaagacaatatgaataaatgatcaagaaattaaattgcattaaagtaaattgcaagaattaaatgcttgaattaaaagttagtaattagtagttagtgttagggtgccataaggcaatttagcgctatgttaagcaatcgtaagtggactaatgtagtagtcacacctatctgaggccggtcaataaaactataggaaaataaacacaagttagagaccatgactaataagccaagctcctacaactttccatgcgaaaagaaaagaagaatgaccttgtacgaatttcaggttctttgcttgaccaagaagcaacctatcttggacacaaagcaattcacttgatctttgatcaagttgaatttgatttggataaaagaaggttaagcctctcatatgtcaaggctaaccacaaatcattaactcattggtcaaaagaaaaagaagaagatgagagatgaagatgaaatgtacaaaatgaaaattcaaaagacataaccaaaacacaatgatcaaatgtgaatgggatcaacatcaatcaatggtaaacaaaagtgaaatgaagattagaagtcaagaaatgtcaaacatatttttggtatttttggaattaaaataatacataaaataaaatggacaaatcatggtcaaacttcaaatccaattcaaatcaacttggataagtcaAATTGGATTATCATAGGCctaacatggtcaaactaggtttgaaaaaatttctcaatattttttgaaaacagaaactattttttaaacaattaaaaatgaagaaaaataacaccaatggactaaaatctcaaataaatctcaaatcaattaaaaaattgatgagaatatttttcatagacttatcatcatcaacatgtattaagaaaattttttggcattttttgaatatcaaaaggtatttaaaatgaattaaaaacaattaaaaacaaaataattcacaaaaaatattaaatggaatcacaaaaataattaaaaatcagattatgaaactagaatttaagagaaattttttgcaattggtcccatatttttgtgattccaaataaaagagttatgaatttttgaaaataaatggaataaaagaaaataaaacaaaaattagGAAAATAGAAAAATCAGGAAGTGTTGGATCAtcattcattaattgacgtggccaatccAAGGGACATGAGGCGCGCGCGCATGGTGATCATGAGTCAACAGCATCACACCACGAATTAAAAAGAGTCAAACAAAAACATGGCCAGGATTAGATCGTGGGAGCTTCATCCAAGGGTTCAGGATCAaccacgtggggacggtggtggtCTTCTTCGGCGAGCAATCAaaaccggccaccagttgcaggttttgcaacctcaaccaaaacacacgatccttataccaaattaaagctggggtgatgtacatcacccctgtaaccttagatttcactcaagatccctatggaaggagaaatctgaggtggaaaatctaggtgttcaatctgtagttaaacaattcacaaaattaaagctaccattggcttgcctctcacacgaggacttcaaaaaaccaaaccaacacaagcaatgcacaatatatagtgagattcgaagcaaaacaattgagatgtaaacctttgaagtgtagctttgatgagcacgatccaaccaatCTCTTGCTTGCAACTTGATCTTGAAGTATGGTATgaatgcaaggcttaggaattagtattgaagatcaactgatgttgttgaaaatcaaacttgaaaagtgaaatgaaaaatgcaaaattcctttggtgtTAGGTTGGGATTCAATTCCAGAAGAGttttaggcgcctttaggttgatCATTCAATGAAGCAAGCATCCTATTTATAGATGAAATGCAAAGGAGAGTGGAtggaactcgtgtgcatgagaattaGGTCCTCCATGCATaggcttgtacaggcgcatgtgaggcctaaaatctaatgcaaatgaatgctgaaatgatttggagaaggtttgcACGTGTAGTTTGCATTACAATTGCTTGTgtatgaagtttcatcatgaaatgcataaatggtcacaatTGTTCTCCTCCtcgaaagtcccatttggaaaatccaaacataggaatgtgagtaatggttggaaaggtcttgacataaggaacaaaagctatgttgaacaaaaatccatttggagtttggaaaattgtgaaaactggccatgaagtttgatgtacaaaacatgcatttgaaaattttgccaaaagtgaccaactttaagcccttctatttcaatgatgcaagcctcaaatggaaaaacctccaatatcaaagttgtagatagtttcaaaaaaatcaatttggacttaacgtttacatcatttggatttttaatgagaaagttatgggcacttgaagttggactttttcaagattcaatggctttggtccaaagtgacctataatgttttgtattatcacatgtgtttcctttaggattatgaaattttgtccaacataacatttgaagtagacatcttaagatttcaaattcaatttttatcacctcaaaatcataaaaaatgaaggagttaggtccttgggaagttggtccaaaattagggtttcagtcaaaatgacctataatgttttgaaatgaatgatgaccttccaagtttcaaatggatttttgatgaacatgaaagttattcatatggttattaaggacattgtttatcttggggtcatcttcatttgagaaacacatcaaaagttaggtctcagtgaatttcaaaatagtcagatgaattgactggtcaactcctcaagtccaaacttcaaatcttgatgaatgattgattgaggacactcacataggctcatatatgcataagataatgaatgaaataaattcccttaattaaatttgatcatagtttgaggttgcttcatgagcaaggcacagtcaatgcacagatgaattacggtttccttgggaagcaatcctcaagccctttggtttgtcttgatcaaattgacaaattgagataattgggagacatatatgatgatttagagctttggggaccattgtcatgcttgctttcatcttcatctggtcattttattgagcataggggcctcctaggagccttgggtcaaatgattgcttaagcttcaaaacaaaacaagttagtgacatatttttgtgcttttggttagtaaacaaaataagaaaagcaataacatacaatttaagcatgcttggtggtctcaaaccaactcacacaagtcccaaccctagggtaaggaaaccaagatgctatgatccttgagacaaaatgcaatgagcaaagatgtgatgccatgagggatcttagggttaaaattagggtcttacacttacTCAAAGAAATTTATCCTTGAAACCTTTATAATTGGTGGTATAAGCTTGAAGGAAGCTTTTCCCCGAGATTTCACAAAGAGAGACCTAGCCTCCTTTGTCCGCCCTTTTCAATTcaaaaaatgaaaagaacaaaCCTAAAGTGGGGGTTATTCTCACCGCCTCGCAAACTATCTCAAAAGCTTTAATAAAACCCAACCATTTTGGCGTAATTGAGAAGGGTCGATGTTTTGGGTTTGGATGAGATCGTATTCTAAGGCAATGAAGGGGATACAAATCTTAAAATCCTCGATTTTCCCTGAGTAAAAGTAAAAATATCCATCAGACACTCCTTTTGGCCGAGTAATGCATACTCTTTCCCGGTAGAGAAAATCTAATTGTTGGAGCGAAGCTTTGAGATATAGCTTTCGATGACGTTGTGGTCATAACTTAGAACTTCTTTTCCAATCAAAGACCATGTCATCTCCATCGAAGTATCCACAAAACCTAATGATGAGGACTCCGAGTTAGTTTTACTATGATGTGAAGAGATCTCACCATAAACTTCCTTGATAATCTGATCAATCTCTTCTTGCTTCAGATGACCCTCACATTCTTTCATGCATTCGTCCTAGAGTTTTCTTCTCTCATGGGCGGTAAGGGAAATAATGCTTCCCCAAATCACCACAATCGCGTATTATAACCATaataaaagaataaaaaacaaagaaagaaagtAAGTAAGAAAAAAAACAATACATGAGGTTTGAGTTTGCAGAAAACATTTGACAGAGGGATCAAAGGAAAACTAGGCGGCAAATCTCGAATGGAAGTGAGAAATCACAAGTTAAGTATAGGAACAAACAAGGAATGAGTCTTTTTATGGAAGTGAGTTTACAACGGTCAAGAAGCTATATCAAGCTAAGATCATGATGACAAGTTGGGTTTCCCGTAAAAAATTATCATgacaaagagagagagagagagagagagagagagagagagagagagagagagagagagagagagagagagagaatgatGGTCATTATTGCTCTTTTAAAAACCACTATCACATGGTAACTTACCAAATAGGTGACTGGCTCGAGAAAGCAGGAATTCCAGGACTTTTCTGTCCGAACACTTCAAACTGTTGGATCTCATGATTGGGGGGCTTATGTACATCCCATAATTCCCAAAGGTCGAGTTGCATATAACGCAAGCAAGTCGGATCCCGGACAAAGGGAGGACGAATACAATAACATGAGCAAGTCGGGTCCGATTTCTTGAAAGGTGTTATTGAGACGACATGAACAATCGCCTACGACGATTACGAGATAACTCCATGATTGCATGGGGGTTACAGAAATTGATGGAAGAGGTGTTACTTGATAGTTATGGAGGACGACAGATGTTACCAGAAGCCACTTAAACATGGGATCTGAAGGAGCATTCCTTAAATGATCTTTGATGAGTTGACAAGTATAAAATGAGGACTTCCCTACGAGAAAAAGACAAACAACTTACACCTTATACAAACATGACGATTGTGATTTCACCTATCTTTTTAGAAAAAAATTATCCAAATAATATTTATCAAGAACACTTCTAATCCCTCCCTTCcctaaaaaaaattaaatatattttataaaaaaaaaactctAACCAAATAGACCCTTAATCGACTCAGTGTAAGATTTGTTTTATAGTGGATCTAATTGTCCTAGCTCAAcaatataataaaataaaataacgATACTATTTACAAATTATTTTAGAAAACCTTTCCCTCTACATTCACGTGGTCTCATCTCATCTAGCTATTTACATGAgaagccaaaaaaaaaaaaaatcagaaGCAAAGGTTGGTGGGGAAAAAGAAAAACTAGTAAACCATAAAAATTACTATACATAACACATTAATTAACAAAATAACATCAAACTAAACACTCTCTCCCAATCTAAAAACGTTAATATAAACCCAACATAGTCCATTTTTCTCACAAAAAACAAATCCAGCCAGAAAGAAAAATAGCCACCACCGCTTCTGTCCCTGTCTCTCTGTCCATCTTGTTTGATTCTCTCCCCCCATCGAAACACTCAATCGGGTCTCCCTTCACCGCCTTCTTCTGATCGGAGATATGGGTATCCTCTGCCGTTCTTCCCACACCTCCCAGTCTCACATCACTGAAATCATCATCACCAGTTTCTTTCGCCATAAGTCTTAGATCTTTCACTCCTTCCTTCTACATATACCTCGTACCTATACCCATGGCACGTTAAgataacaaaaacaaaaacaaaaacaaacttCCTTGAATTTACCTTTGTTTTATATACATGGCTGGTGAAAGACTCTTCACAAATTCTCCTGCAAGTAATTCAAACATGAATACTTTGTTTCATAGTCAACAACAAAACACTTCTCAACAACCTCTTGATTCTCtctttctttcttcttctcttccttTCTTCGGTTAGTTATCTTTAAACGTTGACTATTTTATGTATGGAGTTTTATTTTATCAACTAGTTCATGATATTTACTTCTTTGTTTTGTTGTTGTTCAGGTTCAAGAACTATGGTGAGTTTTGAAGATGCTCAAGGAGGAAGGAAAAGGTGCAACAGTTATCTCTTCAACGGATTCGATCTAGACGAAAACGGAGACGATGAGATGGATGACTACTTTCAACAATCGGAGAAGAAGCGGCGACTCTCCGTGGAACAAGTTCAGTTTCTTGAGAAAAGCTTTGAGGTTGAGAACAAGCTTGAACCGGATAGGAAAACCAAGATTGCTAAAGATCTCGGTTTGCAGCCACGGCAGGTTGCTATTTGGTTTCAAAACCGTCGTGCAAGATGGAAGAACAAGCAGCTTGAGAAGGATTATGAATCTCTTAATGATAGTTATGAGTCTCTTAAGACTGATTATGATAACATCCTCAAGGAGAAACATAGGTTACAATCTGAGGTATAATTTAATCATGTTTACTCTTCTTCGTATAAAACTCTTGGATAAATTTGATAACATGTGACTCTTGTTCAATATAGGTGGAAAGTCTCTCTAAGAAGGTACTTGCAAGAGAGACTCAAGAGAGGGAAAGTGAAACAAAGAAACTATTGCAGGAACCAGTAATGAATAAGCCATTGGTTGATTCAGTTTCTGAGGGTGAAGGATCAAAGTTGTCGATTGTTGAGGCTTGTAATGAAAGtaatcataataataatagcaGACAAGAAGATATAAGTTCAGCAAGGAGTGACATATTGGATTGTGACAGTCCATGTTACAAGGATAGAGTGTTGCAGAGAAATGTGTTTGAA includes:
- the LOC127073840 gene encoding homeobox-leucine zipper protein ATHB-54 encodes the protein MAGERLFTNSPASNSNMNTLFHSQQQNTSQQPLDSLFLSSSLPFFGSRTMVSFEDAQGGRKRCNSYLFNGFDLDENGDDEMDDYFQQSEKKRRLSVEQVQFLEKSFEVENKLEPDRKTKIAKDLGLQPRQVAIWFQNRRARWKNKQLEKDYESLNDSYESLKTDYDNILKEKHRLQSEVESLSKKVLARETQERESETKKLLQEPVMNKPLVDSVSEGEGSKLSIVEACNESNHNNNSRQEDISSARSDILDCDSPCYKDRVLQRNVFEPEYQSDLSQDDEDNLLPPYNIFTKLEDAHYSNPHHNSSGYGFQEDDHHHHALWSWSGY